A genomic region of Mesobacillus jeotgali contains the following coding sequences:
- a CDS encoding DUF2500 domain-containing protein, with protein sequence MVETQGDFMFTFVPIFMGAIFILVFGIIIFTIIKSVGTWSKNNQSPRVNANAMVVTKRTSVRGGGETRARSIYYVTFELDSGDRLELQVDGQEYGQLVEGDHGDLNFQGTRYLGFTRRANKS encoded by the coding sequence ATGGTAGAAACACAAGGCGATTTTATGTTTACATTTGTACCTATTTTTATGGGAGCAATATTTATTTTAGTGTTTGGCATTATCATTTTTACGATTATTAAAAGTGTTGGGACCTGGAGTAAGAATAACCAGTCCCCTCGCGTGAATGCAAATGCCATGGTCGTCACGAAAAGAACAAGTGTGCGCGGAGGTGGAGAAACCAGAGCGCGAAGCATCTATTATGTGACATTTGAATTGGACAGCGGTGATAGACTCGAACTTCAAGTTGATGGCCAGGAATATGGGCAGCTGGTTGAAGGGGATCATGGCGACTTAAACTTTCAAGGAACGCGTTATTTGGGATTTACAAGACGTGCCAATAAGAGCTAG
- a CDS encoding CBO0543 family protein → MLYTSAFAALFLLPFAIVKRSFKDWIIVYLVSIIGNSWADRYLVSKGYLKYEIRPFKKNFKIHLPFDYVHYPLMLLYYNQWTLNSKPIGIFLKLFPFIIPQVMIETFAARKTKLITWKKGWTWYHSGFSLVLKFLLCRGIIGMIRIINNKDLSVNSLDEEMNSK, encoded by the coding sequence ATGTTATACACTTCCGCTTTTGCAGCCTTGTTTTTATTACCTTTTGCCATCGTAAAACGTTCCTTCAAAGATTGGATCATCGTATATCTTGTAAGTATAATTGGGAATTCATGGGCAGACCGTTACCTTGTGTCTAAAGGATATCTAAAATATGAAATCAGGCCATTCAAGAAAAACTTCAAGATTCACTTGCCCTTCGACTATGTGCACTATCCATTGATGTTACTATATTACAATCAGTGGACACTCAATAGTAAGCCAATAGGTATATTTCTTAAACTCTTTCCATTTATCATTCCACAGGTAATGATTGAGACATTTGCTGCCAGGAAAACAAAGCTGATCACCTGGAAAAAGGGCTGGACATGGTATCACTCAGGCTTTAGTTTGGTCTTGAAATTTTTATTATGCCGAGGGATTATCGGAATGATCCGGATCATAAATAATAAAGACCTTTCCGTAAATTCTCTGGATGAGGAGATGAATAGTAAATAA
- a CDS encoding VOC family protein: protein MENQLIRVGTIYIPVKDPVSSAEWYKEKLGAKLNYLDDEKAILDLADISMFLVKAVGQSSNFFDVNGTERFVLTYEVDGLEVLTSIHSDFKERGIEVGEIENRGHAGRNFVFYDLDGNKFDVWSELSREFKMRFEREEV from the coding sequence GTGGAAAATCAATTAATCCGAGTGGGTACGATTTACATTCCTGTTAAGGATCCGGTTAGTTCAGCAGAATGGTATAAGGAAAAACTGGGTGCCAAATTAAATTACCTGGATGATGAAAAAGCTATTTTAGATTTGGCTGATATTAGTATGTTTTTGGTTAAGGCAGTGGGACAGAGCTCGAACTTTTTTGATGTAAACGGGACGGAACGGTTCGTTCTTACATATGAGGTCGATGGTTTGGAGGTACTTACTTCGATTCACTCAGATTTTAAAGAACGAGGAATTGAAGTCGGTGAGATTGAGAACAGGGGTCACGCAGGCAGGAATTTTGTGTTTTACGATCTGGACGGAAATAAATTCGATGTCTGGAGTGAGTTGAGCCGGGAATTTAAGATGAGGTTTGAAAGGGAGGAAGTATGA
- a CDS encoding AAA family ATPase: MKFVLIFGPQAVGKMTVGHELEKITELKLFHNHMTIELVNPFFDYGTREGKRLVGLFRQEIFEAMAKSDQYGLIFTYVWAFDMKEDWEYVDKVCQIFESEGETVYFVELEADLDERLERNKSPHRLQHKPTKRNLQRSERDLVESMDQYRLNSNAGEIERENYIRLNNTNLNASEVAQHIKAYFDL, translated from the coding sequence ATGAAGTTTGTTTTAATATTTGGCCCACAGGCTGTCGGTAAAATGACGGTAGGGCATGAACTAGAAAAAATCACAGAATTGAAGCTTTTCCATAACCATATGACGATTGAATTAGTGAATCCTTTCTTTGATTACGGGACTAGGGAGGGGAAGCGGTTAGTCGGACTCTTCCGTCAGGAAATATTTGAGGCGATGGCGAAAAGCGATCAGTATGGCTTGATTTTCACCTATGTCTGGGCGTTCGATATGAAGGAAGACTGGGAGTATGTGGATAAAGTATGCCAGATTTTTGAGTCAGAGGGTGAAACGGTGTATTTTGTTGAATTGGAGGCAGACTTGGACGAAAGACTAGAGCGCAACAAAAGCCCTCATCGACTCCAACACAAGCCAACCAAGCGGAACCTGCAAAGGTCGGAGCGGGACCTGGTGGAGTCGATGGACCAATACCGTTTGAACTCGAATGCTGGTGAGATAGAAAGAGAGAACTATATCCGACTAAATAACACAAATTTAAACGCATCAGAAGTTGCCCAGCATATTAAGGCATATTTTGATTTGTGA
- a CDS encoding DUF899 family protein: MDSIKQLEQEMESKEKELVSLKHELAALRKQLPLFTVEDYTLTSTEGEKLLLSELFGDKSELIVIHNMGKSCSYCTLWADGFSGFTKHLENKAAFVLTSPDDYQTLSDFSNERGWAFKSVSTKGTTFKEDLGFKSKEGFWPGVSILLKEEDGTIKHYTKAAFGPGDDYCSIWSLFELLPEGSGSWGPKHKYEE, translated from the coding sequence TTGGATTCTATTAAACAATTAGAACAGGAAATGGAAAGCAAAGAGAAAGAGTTAGTGAGTTTGAAGCATGAGCTTGCGGCGTTAAGAAAACAGCTTCCTTTATTTACAGTAGAAGATTATACCTTAACTAGTACAGAAGGCGAAAAGCTTCTATTGAGTGAGCTTTTTGGAGATAAAAGTGAATTGATCGTCATTCATAATATGGGGAAATCCTGCTCTTACTGTACTCTATGGGCTGATGGGTTCAGCGGTTTTACCAAACACCTTGAGAACAAGGCAGCTTTTGTCTTAACCAGTCCGGACGATTACCAAACGCTATCCGACTTTTCAAATGAACGCGGCTGGGCGTTCAAAAGCGTTTCAACGAAAGGGACAACTTTTAAAGAAGATCTTGGATTTAAAAGTAAAGAAGGATTTTGGCCTGGAGTTTCTATTCTGTTAAAAGAAGAGGATGGAACCATCAAGCATTACACAAAAGCCGCCTTCGGTCCAGGGGACGACTACTGCAGCATCTGGTCCCTGTTTGAATTGTTGCCGGAAGGAAGCGGAAGTTGGGGACCTAAACATAAATATGAGGAATAG
- a CDS encoding phosphotransferase family protein gives MRNSNVFFKDVLGEIKKIEKIPEQGCTSEVSMIVTGDGTYILKSVFKEKYREWLKLEAEVLESLSFQRPIPVPWFYGFTEEEHASHLLMSFEEGITLTAALRNAGTNQEKRRLIRSFGQFIFQLHNQEPVFKTDSDWLETQLKRARKYAESGQADGSLELLEQLIANKPEHVKQTMIHGDCTTDNVLVIYGEVRMFIDVAGMTRGDPRYDEALAIRKFRHNPELVSAFYEGYTRHRVTDDEFRYFEKGLYEFF, from the coding sequence ATGAGGAATAGTAACGTTTTCTTTAAGGATGTTCTTGGTGAGATCAAAAAGATTGAAAAAATCCCTGAACAAGGCTGCACTTCGGAAGTTAGCATGATTGTCACCGGAGACGGTACTTACATCCTGAAAAGTGTTTTTAAGGAAAAATATCGAGAGTGGCTAAAGCTGGAGGCGGAGGTTCTTGAAAGTTTGTCTTTTCAGAGACCAATACCAGTTCCCTGGTTTTATGGATTCACTGAAGAGGAGCATGCAAGCCATTTGCTGATGTCGTTTGAGGAAGGAATTACGTTGACTGCTGCATTAAGAAATGCAGGGACGAATCAGGAGAAACGGAGATTAATCCGAAGTTTTGGCCAGTTTATTTTTCAGCTTCACAATCAAGAGCCTGTCTTTAAAACAGATTCTGACTGGCTTGAAACTCAGCTGAAAAGGGCTCGCAAATACGCTGAATCAGGTCAAGCAGATGGCAGCTTAGAGTTATTGGAACAGTTGATAGCGAATAAACCCGAGCATGTAAAACAAACGATGATCCATGGTGATTGCACAACAGATAATGTGCTGGTGATCTATGGGGAAGTCCGTATGTTCATCGATGTAGCTGGAATGACACGTGGCGATCCTCGTTATGATGAGGCATTGGCCATCCGAAAGTTCAGACACAATCCGGAATTGGTGTCTGCTTTTTATGAAGGATATACTCGTCACAGGGTTACGGATGATGAATTCCGTTATTTTGAAAAAGGTTTATATGAATTTTTTTAG
- a CDS encoding GyrI-like domain-containing protein → MCQVVNKEFKVIVEKHTGLFKDYAELIPKAAQQFLQRAANLAGTEVTVYEPKASESHVEGTFYVGLLVNDELDTLPDGAEVLEIQHTYGMIRGKGTEMGNLYSTLDQWIDEQGYARDTLENFILETYHPEENGVEEVEIYIPIKA, encoded by the coding sequence ATGTGCCAGGTTGTGAATAAAGAATTTAAAGTAATTGTTGAGAAACATACAGGGCTATTTAAAGATTATGCTGAATTAATCCCCAAGGCAGCACAACAATTTTTACAGAGGGCGGCGAATCTTGCTGGGACGGAAGTTACAGTGTACGAACCTAAAGCAAGTGAGAGCCATGTTGAGGGGACTTTTTATGTAGGGTTATTGGTTAATGATGAGTTGGATACCTTACCAGATGGGGCGGAAGTTCTCGAGATTCAGCATACATACGGAATGATCAGAGGAAAAGGGACAGAGATGGGTAACTTATATTCAACGCTTGATCAATGGATTGATGAACAAGGCTATGCAAGGGATACTTTGGAGAATTTTATTTTAGAAACCTACCATCCAGAGGAAAATGGAGTGGAGGAAGTAGAAATATATATTCCTATTAAAGCTTAA
- a CDS encoding class I SAM-dependent methyltransferase has product MEFRGASVYDEGEFYNNYTKRRKRPESPNNIIEKPILLKMIGNVVGKRILDLGCGDAEIGVELLQQWGASYLGLEGSKNMTLAAAENLQGTTGQVIHSSMEEWQPQPEQYDLVLSRFALHYLADLAGVFTKVHDSLVPGGKFIFSVQHPVLTSSTKSAEGSGRRTDWVVDDYFSQGERAEPWIGKKVIKYHRTIEEYFQLMLQAGFAVDDLREGTPRAENFSSKEEYERRRRIPLVLMISGTKRGG; this is encoded by the coding sequence ATGGAGTTCAGAGGTGCTTCTGTTTATGACGAAGGGGAATTTTACAATAATTATACGAAGCGGAGAAAGCGGCCGGAAAGTCCAAACAACATTATTGAAAAGCCGATTTTGCTAAAGATGATTGGGAATGTGGTTGGTAAAAGGATTTTGGATTTAGGATGCGGTGATGCGGAAATCGGGGTTGAGCTTTTACAACAATGGGGAGCTTCTTATCTTGGGCTGGAAGGCTCGAAAAATATGACTCTAGCTGCAGCGGAAAACCTTCAAGGAACTACTGGCCAGGTAATACACTCTTCAATGGAAGAATGGCAGCCGCAGCCAGAACAATACGATCTAGTCCTTTCTCGTTTTGCCCTCCATTATTTAGCGGACTTAGCGGGCGTTTTCACAAAGGTTCATGACTCACTGGTGCCTGGCGGGAAGTTTATATTCAGCGTTCAGCACCCGGTACTCACCTCCTCCACTAAAAGTGCAGAAGGGTCGGGCAGGAGAACGGATTGGGTTGTAGATGATTATTTTAGCCAGGGCGAACGGGCCGAGCCATGGATTGGAAAAAAGGTAATCAAATACCATCGGACAATTGAAGAATACTTCCAACTCATGCTGCAAGCCGGCTTTGCGGTGGATGATCTTAGAGAAGGCACACCAAGAGCGGAAAACTTCTCCAGCAAGGAAGAGTACGAACGGCGAAGGAGAATTCCGCTGGTTTTGATGATTTCGGGTACGAAGCGGGGAGGATAA
- a CDS encoding GNAT family N-acetyltransferase — MEIRPAKQEDVKEILSILNAASLALLDKGINQWTFPWDTQGLVEQLEFLHVGTVSGNVIATFGIKDLNDWHVGKSGKYLYQIAIHPELQGKGYGSEITSWACQYARRLGEELYLDCWAGNKKLKDFYSGNGFEYVGDFPEEDYHISVFKCRQEGQYGSYF, encoded by the coding sequence ATGGAAATTCGACCAGCTAAGCAAGAGGATGTTAAGGAGATTTTGTCTATATTGAATGCCGCGTCATTAGCTTTACTTGATAAAGGGATTAATCAATGGACATTCCCCTGGGATACTCAAGGGCTGGTGGAGCAGCTTGAGTTTTTACATGTAGGAACAGTGTCTGGGAATGTTATTGCTACATTCGGAATTAAAGATTTGAATGATTGGCATGTAGGAAAAAGCGGAAAGTATCTTTATCAAATAGCCATCCATCCGGAGCTTCAGGGCAAGGGATATGGTTCTGAGATTACATCCTGGGCATGCCAATATGCCCGAAGATTAGGAGAAGAACTGTATCTTGATTGCTGGGCAGGAAATAAGAAATTAAAAGACTTTTACAGTGGAAATGGCTTCGAATATGTAGGCGATTTTCCTGAAGAGGATTATCACATAAGCGTTTTTAAATGTAGGCAGGAGGGGCAATATGGAAGCTATTTTTAA
- a CDS encoding S41 family peptidase, with amino-acid sequence MEAIFKEIVHIMHHDYAGWKDKQGWDRPEYFLGQLEDDNFASVVKEYLRDFNDKHIYFYDPNSEKESSQDRGFKVRRYEDKLYVTEVGSEGRLEKGTAFTAIGGWSVPELRERHARLLNESHAERENWAQILAQYEYGETDDGQEVRFRFYPKSDYQPVYSVEVLNDKTLLMTMTDFADPDAIIRMVDEHKELLESMENWIIDVRVNYGGGDASYFNLLPYLMPEEGVDLADPEEKMFFNCTEANSQRQLEGIKEQMKGIQDDQAKVFVRAWQREWDRNRGKGFVEFDFSEFFPDTFVKGKSEPKSIIVMTDVFCGSAGDSFVEACKKSSKITVIGRPTAGLNDYANLAIQRWDEGYELWYPTSRLSRIDHGRGMTGVGIEPHIYIPWSPLHWKEDVDLATALKLVDSNLPTY; translated from the coding sequence ATGGAAGCTATTTTTAAGGAAATTGTCCATATTATGCACCATGATTACGCAGGATGGAAGGATAAGCAAGGCTGGGACCGACCGGAATATTTTCTAGGTCAATTGGAAGACGATAACTTTGCCAGTGTTGTAAAAGAGTATTTACGTGATTTTAATGACAAGCACATTTATTTTTATGATCCGAACTCCGAGAAGGAATCCTCACAAGATAGAGGCTTTAAGGTGAGAAGGTATGAGGACAAGCTTTATGTCACCGAGGTTGGCTCTGAAGGGCGTCTTGAAAAAGGAACTGCTTTTACAGCAATTGGTGGATGGTCCGTTCCGGAGCTAAGGGAGCGTCATGCGAGGCTTTTGAATGAGAGCCATGCCGAACGGGAGAACTGGGCGCAGATTCTTGCACAGTATGAGTATGGTGAAACGGATGATGGTCAGGAGGTTCGGTTTCGTTTTTATCCAAAAAGTGACTATCAGCCAGTATATTCCGTAGAGGTGTTGAATGATAAGACACTGTTAATGACGATGACCGACTTTGCGGATCCGGATGCGATTATTCGGATGGTTGATGAGCATAAAGAACTCCTTGAGTCTATGGAAAACTGGATTATTGATGTGAGAGTGAATTATGGCGGAGGTGACGCAAGTTATTTTAACCTTTTGCCGTATTTGATGCCGGAAGAAGGAGTGGATTTGGCAGATCCAGAGGAAAAAATGTTCTTTAATTGCACTGAAGCTAATTCGCAGAGACAGCTTGAAGGCATAAAAGAGCAGATGAAAGGGATTCAAGACGACCAGGCTAAAGTCTTTGTGAGAGCATGGCAGCGAGAGTGGGACCGAAACAGAGGTAAAGGTTTTGTTGAATTCGATTTTAGTGAATTTTTTCCTGATACTTTTGTAAAAGGGAAGTCTGAGCCAAAATCCATTATTGTGATGACGGATGTTTTTTGTGGCAGTGCCGGGGACTCGTTTGTTGAAGCTTGCAAGAAATCTAGTAAGATTACCGTGATTGGTAGACCAACGGCAGGGTTGAACGATTATGCCAACCTGGCGATCCAGCGTTGGGATGAGGGCTATGAATTGTGGTACCCAACCTCTCGTTTGTCCAGGATTGATCATGGACGTGGCATGACAGGAGTGGGGATTGAACCTCACATCTATATACCCTGGTCTCCACTGCATTGGAAAGAGGATGTGGATCTTGCTACAGCATTGAAGCTGGTAGACTCTAACTTACCTACATATTAA
- a CDS encoding nuclease-related domain-containing protein: MAFKERTEPIILSKLRILNKRLDLADEEKRYFSYLDKGYKGELQFDAMTEKLTSSCLILNELLLEVERTTFQIDTLIIFAGTLYLFEIKTNQGDYLYKQEGLTSITTGVSIKNPLDQLNRSKLLFKKLLNQLGYNFKIQGSVVFINPEFTLYHAHPDLPFIFPTQIKRLLENLNNQPGKPSANQYKLANKLASLHQIETSYNKLPSFHYDELKKGITCSECESFSVEANHKYLVCKDCGSKELVESAVMRTVEEFRLLFSERAITTSNIQEWCVVIQNDKRIRRILANNLTVEGTRKWTNYK, from the coding sequence GTGGCTTTTAAGGAACGAACGGAACCTATTATTTTGTCAAAGCTTAGAATCTTGAACAAGAGACTTGATTTAGCAGATGAGGAAAAAAGGTATTTTTCATACCTCGATAAGGGATATAAAGGCGAATTGCAATTCGATGCCATGACGGAAAAACTGACAAGCAGCTGTTTGATCCTGAACGAATTGCTGCTCGAAGTTGAAAGAACAACCTTCCAAATCGATACTTTGATTATATTTGCCGGCACATTATATCTTTTTGAAATAAAGACTAACCAGGGAGATTACTTATACAAACAAGAAGGTCTAACTTCAATAACAACCGGAGTTTCGATCAAGAATCCACTCGATCAACTCAACCGCAGCAAACTGCTTTTTAAGAAACTATTAAATCAACTAGGCTACAACTTTAAAATACAAGGTTCAGTCGTTTTTATTAACCCCGAGTTTACCCTGTATCACGCACATCCAGACCTTCCATTCATATTCCCCACCCAGATCAAGCGACTCCTCGAAAACCTCAACAACCAGCCGGGAAAACCATCCGCCAATCAATACAAACTCGCAAACAAACTAGCCTCCCTTCATCAGATTGAGACATCCTACAATAAACTACCATCCTTTCACTACGACGAACTCAAGAAAGGTATTACCTGTAGTGAGTGTGAGTCGTTTTCAGTAGAGGCTAATCATAAGTATTTAGTTTGTAAGGATTGCGGGAGCAAAGAATTAGTAGAATCAGCAGTTATGAGGACGGTAGAGGAGTTTAGATTGTTATTTTCAGAACGTGCAATTACAACAAGTAATATTCAAGAATGGTGTGTGGTAATTCAAAATGATAAGCGAATTAGAAGAATTCTAGCAAATAATCTTACAGTCGAAGGCACTAGAAAGTGGACTAATTATAAATAG
- a CDS encoding P-loop NTPase family protein, with the protein MTKIHIIGGPGSGKSYIAGKLSKMLGLPKHELDNFFWDHESEYYGSQTPPVKRAEKLNKVLGQEKWIIEGVYHSWLEESFSQSDYIFILKTNVYVRDWRIVKRFVLRKVKLVSSPRKENVKTLIDLLRWNHQYDGNNLVEAIKLMKPYKDKVIILTKNDDVFKLFKKRKKAVAK; encoded by the coding sequence GTGACGAAAATACATATTATTGGCGGACCCGGAAGCGGAAAATCTTACATAGCAGGAAAACTTTCAAAAATGCTTGGACTGCCCAAGCATGAATTGGACAACTTCTTTTGGGATCATGAATCCGAGTATTACGGTTCGCAAACCCCTCCAGTAAAAAGGGCGGAAAAGCTGAATAAGGTGCTCGGTCAGGAAAAGTGGATTATTGAAGGGGTGTATCATAGCTGGCTGGAAGAGAGTTTCAGCCAGTCAGATTATATTTTCATTCTAAAGACGAATGTCTATGTGCGTGACTGGAGAATTGTAAAGAGGTTCGTACTTAGAAAGGTTAAACTGGTTTCTTCTCCACGAAAAGAGAATGTGAAGACGCTGATCGACTTGCTAAGATGGAACCATCAGTATGACGGAAATAACCTGGTAGAGGCAATCAAGCTGATGAAGCCCTACAAGGATAAGGTCATCATCCTCACGAAAAATGATGATGTATTCAAGCTTTTTAAAAAGCGGAAAAAGGCAGTCGCTAAGTAA
- a CDS encoding DUF2621 domain-containing protein — protein sequence MYQLEGWFLLFILFWVVVLVGLFAIGGFFMFRKFLKKLPKNDGKSDMDWEEYYVNQTRHLWPDDQKALLEDLVSPVPELFRDVARHKIAGKIGEIALNEKAEKITQELVIRGYILATPKRDHKFLRKRLAEKQISTAPYESLF from the coding sequence ATGTATCAGCTAGAAGGTTGGTTTTTATTATTTATTTTGTTTTGGGTCGTTGTATTGGTAGGTTTATTCGCGATTGGCGGATTCTTTATGTTCCGCAAGTTCTTGAAAAAGCTGCCTAAGAACGACGGCAAATCAGATATGGACTGGGAAGAGTATTATGTGAATCAAACGCGACATTTGTGGCCGGATGACCAGAAGGCATTGCTTGAGGATTTGGTCAGTCCAGTTCCTGAATTGTTCAGGGATGTGGCGAGACACAAGATCGCAGGCAAAATTGGTGAGATTGCACTTAATGAAAAGGCGGAAAAGATTACTCAGGAGCTTGTCATTCGCGGCTATATTCTTGCCACACCGAAACGTGATCATAAGTTTTTACGAAAGCGGCTTGCTGAAAAACAAATCAGCACCGCACCATATGAGAGCTTGTTCTAA
- a CDS encoding ATP-binding protein, whose protein sequence is MSELESIIKYEREGTLLDFKREQYRKEKYKDLIKDIMAMANATREGKRYIITGVKDLPDGKKEYFPIPRDEFVDQATYQQVLRENVEPSIDFSYYPLEVDGNLVGVFEIDNCNNPPYMMKKDFNGLQKGDCFVRKGSQQEKMTRRDLDEILAFRSKYQFHGKIAVGFNTNLDKKLSVKPPRDFEFPSQIARKEIEEILEERKFNKKMGLSHIERFGLATRFRTPFEPIPYKERDTETLEKNLNEIEETYHDADLYLVGEKLSEKVNLILRNDGEKYLEDVSIEFKIPKEGIVVFKEIPREPTSGMDFVLPVVSSIHYPEVVDVDDYYLISETIGDLKHKQSTKAFEEDIRIFFPSKGSNRVITCQYTIYAKNLPQPIQGELEIEIH, encoded by the coding sequence TTGAGCGAACTTGAGTCAATCATTAAGTATGAACGAGAAGGAACATTGCTGGACTTCAAAAGAGAGCAATATAGAAAAGAAAAGTACAAGGATTTAATTAAAGATATTATGGCAATGGCAAATGCAACAAGAGAAGGCAAAAGGTATATCATTACAGGAGTAAAGGATTTACCAGACGGAAAAAAGGAATACTTTCCGATTCCAAGAGACGAATTTGTTGACCAAGCAACATATCAGCAAGTTTTAAGGGAGAATGTTGAGCCGAGCATAGACTTTTCTTATTATCCTTTAGAAGTTGACGGAAACTTGGTAGGAGTCTTTGAAATTGATAATTGCAACAACCCTCCCTATATGATGAAGAAAGACTTCAACGGACTGCAAAAAGGAGATTGTTTCGTGAGAAAGGGAAGCCAGCAAGAAAAAATGACAAGAAGAGACTTGGATGAAATTCTTGCATTTCGATCAAAGTATCAATTTCATGGAAAAATTGCTGTCGGGTTTAATACGAATTTAGATAAAAAGTTGAGTGTTAAACCTCCAAGAGATTTTGAATTTCCTTCCCAAATAGCAAGAAAGGAAATAGAGGAAATTCTTGAGGAGAGAAAATTCAACAAGAAAATGGGATTAAGTCATATTGAGCGTTTCGGATTAGCCACTCGTTTCCGTACTCCATTTGAACCAATTCCTTACAAGGAAAGGGATACAGAAACTTTAGAAAAAAATCTTAATGAAATTGAAGAGACCTACCATGATGCTGATTTATACCTTGTTGGTGAAAAGCTATCAGAAAAAGTTAATCTTATATTAAGGAATGATGGAGAAAAATACTTGGAGGACGTATCAATTGAATTTAAAATTCCGAAAGAAGGAATTGTAGTTTTTAAGGAGATTCCAAGGGAACCTACTTCTGGAATGGATTTTGTCCTTCCTGTTGTTTCCTCAATACATTACCCAGAAGTGGTAGATGTCGATGATTATTACCTAATTAGTGAAACAATTGGAGACCTTAAACATAAACAAAGTACGAAAGCCTTTGAGGAAGACATTAGAATATTTTTTCCGTCAAAA